A window of Microcystis aeruginosa FD4 contains these coding sequences:
- the rsmH gene encoding 16S rRNA (cytosine(1402)-N(4))-methyltransferase RsmH, whose protein sequence is MNQDFPHISVLSQELIAGLNIQPGGHYLDLTLGGGGHSRLILETHPETIVTAIDRDQSALEAAKISLAPYLDSRLTLWWGNFADYNGQNSSFDGIIADLGVSSPQFDQSERGFSFRHTAALDMRMDRCQSLTAADIINHWQEKELADLFYQYGEERLSRPIARSIVQKRPFTTTTELASVIASSVPASYRYGRIHPATRVFQSLRIAVNQELDSLQKLLNQAPHWLKSGGIIAMISFHSLEDRLIKYGFREDNSLKIITKKPIIPSREEQAKNPRSRSAKLRIAQKISCS, encoded by the coding sequence ATGAATCAAGATTTTCCCCATATTTCCGTTTTGAGTCAAGAATTAATCGCTGGTTTAAATATTCAACCCGGGGGGCATTATCTCGATCTTACCCTAGGGGGTGGTGGACACAGCCGCTTGATTTTAGAAACCCATCCCGAAACAATAGTAACCGCCATCGATCGCGATCAAAGCGCCCTAGAAGCGGCTAAAATTAGTCTCGCTCCCTATCTAGATAGCCGTTTAACTCTCTGGTGGGGGAACTTCGCCGATTATAATGGACAAAATAGCAGTTTTGATGGCATTATCGCCGATTTAGGGGTCAGTTCTCCCCAATTCGACCAGAGCGAGCGCGGCTTTAGTTTTCGCCACACGGCAGCCTTAGATATGCGGATGGATCGCTGTCAATCCCTAACGGCAGCTGATATTATCAACCATTGGCAGGAAAAAGAATTAGCCGATCTTTTTTATCAATACGGAGAAGAACGTTTATCTCGTCCGATTGCCCGTTCGATCGTCCAAAAACGTCCCTTTACTACCACCACTGAATTAGCATCTGTCATCGCTAGTTCTGTCCCCGCTAGTTACCGTTATGGACGTATTCATCCAGCAACGCGGGTTTTTCAGTCCCTACGCATCGCTGTTAATCAAGAATTAGATTCTCTGCAAAAATTGTTAAATCAAGCCCCCCACTGGCTAAAATCCGGGGGAATTATCGCTATGATCAGTTTTCATAGTCTAGAAGATCGTCTGATCAAGTATGGCTTTCGCGAAGATAATTCCTTGAAAATTATCACGAAAAAGCCGATTATTCCCAGCCGAGAAGAACAGGCTAAAAATCCTCGTTCTCGTTCGGCTAAACTAAGAATAGCCCAAAAGATAAGCTGTTCTTAA